The window AGGCGTGATTGGATTTGCCGCATTCGCCGGGATTGCCGGTGTGCTGTTGCACGGCCTGGTGGATTACATGTTTCACACCACGCCGCAGTTTGCCGCGTTGTTCTTTCTGGTGCTGGGCCTGTTGAACGCCGCCGGCTCCCGTCAGGAAGCGGCGCCGTCGTCCTTGCGCTCAAATTGATTTGTGTTACGCGATTGATATGGACCCGTTACAGCAGCTCAAACGAAACTGGGAAGGATTCGCGCAGACGGACCCGTTGTGGGCCATCTGCACCGATCCGCTCAAAAAGGGCAATCGCTGGACGCCCGAGGAATTGTTTGCGACGGGACGCGAGGAAATTGACCGCGTTCTCGATTGTATGCAGTCACTGGGGCTTGAGCCCGACTGGAAATCACCGGCCCTGGATTTCGGATGCGGCGTTGGCCGCTTGACGCGCGCGTTGGCGGGCCGTTTTGAGGAGTGCTGGGGCGTGGACATTTCGCCCAGCATGATTCAACTGGCGGAAGAGTACAACCGCGATCTTCCGCACTGCCATTTCCTGGTGAACGACGCCGAGCGCATGGAAGCATTTCAGGAGAATCATTTTGGTTTTATCTATACCAGCATTGTGCTCCAGCATATTCCGGAGAAGTACGCGAAGAGCTACGTGGGCGAGATGGTCCGCCTGTTAAAGCCCGGCGGAGTCCTGGTGTTTCAGATACCGGACCGCTTTCGCGCGGGGGTGTTCACGCGCATACGACAGAAGCTGGCTCTGCGGTCGCGCCTCAAGAGGTTGGCCGGACGGCAGGAAAGCTTCGCGATGGAAATGCATTGCATCGCGGAAAACGCGGTGCGCCAACTGGTCGAGCACAACAACGCCAAGGTGTTGGACGTCCGGCTGACGAACTCTTGCGATCCTTCCTTCAGCGGCCACCTGCGCTACCTGGAAGAAGAACCGGCGCGAGGGTTTGTGAGCAAGCAATATTGTGTGGTGAAAAACGCGGCCGGAGACGAGCGGCCATGAGCGGGACAATGCGCGTAGGTTTTGATGCGCGCTGGTACAACGATTCCGGCGTGGGCACGTACGTGGCTGAATTGCTCCGCGCCCTGGCCCCATTGCAGACGGACGTGCATCTGGTGGTGTACGACGACGCGGGCAATCCGGTGCCCGGGCTGGAGCGTTTGCCGCTGGAGCGGATCCCGGTGGACGCGGGGAAGTATTCGCTAGGCGGAATGCGCGCGATGGCGCGGCGCTGCCGCGATGACCGGCTGGACGTTTTTCATAGTCCGTTTTATCCTTCGCCGTTGAATGCGCCGTGTCCCGTGGTGGTGACCATCCATGACCTGATTCCGTTTCTCTTTCCCATCTACGCGTGGCCCAAGCGGGAGATGGTGAAAGCGGGGTACCGGAGGGCGGGGCGAGTAGCCAGCCAGGTGATTGCCGGGTCATCGCACACCGCGCGCGACGTGGAGAGAATCCTGAAAGTGAAGCCGGACAAGATTACGACGATCGCATATGCTGTGTCGGCGGCGGAGTTTCGTCCCGAGCGCAATGCCTCAGAACTGAAATTGTTGTGGGACAAGTACGCGTTAAAGCAGCCTTACACTGTGGCAGCCAGCGCGCGCAACTGGAGCACCAAGAACCTGGAGAGCGCGCTACGGGCGCTGCAAGCGGCGGGGGAGATTGCGGGCGTCAAATTTCAGACTGCGGTGTACGGCGTGTGCGATGGGCTGGATGCCGCAGGCGGAGAGAAGCGCTGGCCTCAGCTGAACCTGGCGCGAGTGGGTTACGTTTCCGCTACGGAGCTGGCCATGCTGTACCGTCACGCGGAACTATTTATCATGCCTTCGCTCTATGAGGGTTTTGGGTTGCCGGTGGTGGAGGCGATGGCGTGCGGCTGTCCGGTGATTACCTCCAACGGTGGAGCGTTGGCGGAGGTCGCAGGACAGGGCGCGCAGGTGTTTCAGGCGATGGACGTGGAAGGCATGGCTGCGGCGGCTGCGGCGCTGATGACCAGTCCCGCCGTGCGCGACCGCTGGCGGCTCGCTGCTCTGCGTCGCGCTGCGGAGTTTTCCTGGAACAGGGCAGCGATGGAGACAATAGCGGTATATCATCGGGCGTGTCGCGGTGGGATCTCGGGAAAACGCGCGTGAGACGCTCGGCATCTTTTCATCTTGGAGCTTAAGTGCCGGTAGCAGCGACGGAAAGGCTGAAAACCAATCCGCAGGCCAGAGAAAGGCCGAGCGCGGCGAGCGCACGCTTGCTGAAGCGCGCGGTGGACGTTGCCGGCGCGGCGATCGCGATGGTCGTGTGTGCTCCGGTCATCGGAATGCTGGCGCTGCTGGTGAAATTGCAGGATGGAGGCCCGGCGATCCATCGCCGGCGGGTGGTAGGGCTGGCGGGCGAGTTTGATGCTTTCAAACTTCGCAGCATGCGCGTGGATGCGGATGCCATCCTGCAGCGCGACGCGAAATTGCGCGAAGAATTTGAAAGCAACTTCAAGTTGAAAGACGATCCGCGAGTCACGCGCGTGGGGGCGTTCCTGCGGAGGAGCAGTCTGGACGAGCTGCCGCAGTTGTGGAACGTGCTCACAGGACAGATGAGCCTGGTGGGGCCGCGCATGATCACCCGCGCGGAGCTTGATAAATTTGGCGAAGCGGCGTGGATCTTCACGCGCATGAAGCCCGGGCTGACCGGCTACTGGCAAGTCAGCGGCGCAGCCAACGCGACATACGAGCAGCGCGTGGCCATGGAAGTCCACTACGTTGAGAACTGGTCATTGCTGGTGGACTTAAAGATTCTGGCGATGACGCCGGCCCGAGTCATTCGCGGGCCGAGGGCCGGCTGATGGCAAACATTCTGGTTACCGGAGGCACCGGCTACGTCGGCTCAGTGTGTTGCGCCGAACTGTTGCGCCAGGGACACCGCGTGACGGTGGTGGATGACCTTTCCACCGGATTTCGCGATGCAGTGGCGCGCGGCGCAGAGTTCCATCAGCTTGACGTCGGCGACCGGCGCGAATTACGGCAGGTTGTCCGCCGCAACGACTTTGACGTCGTATTTCATTTCGCAGCGAAGGCGCTGATTCCGGAGTCGGTGAGCAATCCCGGCGTGTTCTTCGAGAAGAACGTTGCGGCGGGAATCGCCATGCTGGAGGTGCTGCGCGAAGCGGGGATTCGCAACATTGTGTTTTCGTCGTCGGCCGCGGTGTATGGCGCGCCGGAGAAAGTCCCGATTGAAGAAGAAAGCCCGCTCCGACCTATGAACTCCTACGGGCTGACCAAGCTAATGATGGAACAGATACTGGAGTGGTACGCGCGGGCTTACGGATGGAGCGCAATCGCATTCCGCTATTTCAGCGCGGCTGGGGCGACGGCGGAACTGGGAGAGCGGCATGAGCCGGAAACGCACGTCATCCCGCTGCTGCTGGAAGCGGCGGCCGGGGAGAGAGCCAGCTTCAGTATTTACGGAGATGATTACGATACGCCCGACGGCACTTGCCTGCGGGACTACGTTCACGTGGTGGACATTGCGCGCGCCCACATCTGCGCGTTGCAGAAAATGGGGCAGCCGGGAATGCGGACGTACAACATCGGCACCGGCGTGAGCTACTCGGTGCGCGAGCTGTGTGTCGCGGCGGAGGAGGCGACCGGGCGGCAAATTCCGGTTCGCGTCGCCGCACGGCGGGAGGGCGATCCGCCGGCGCTGTGCGCGAGTCCGCGGCGGATCATGGACGAGCTGGGGTGGAAGCCGGAGCATTCGTCGCTCAGGGAAATACTGGAATCGGCCTGGGATTGGCAACAGAAGCGCTGGAAGCAGAGGCAGGTGAAAAACGTGGGAGCCGCTTCGTCGCGATGAAAGCGTTCATTCTCGCGGCAGGCAACGGAACCCGGCTACGCCCGCTGACGGACAAAGTTCCCAAGTGCCTCCTGCCTATTCAGGGCGTTCCGCTGTTGGAGATTTGGCTGCGCCATTGTGAAGCGGCGGGCGTGCGTGAAGCGCTGGTAAACTCCCATGCGCACGCGCAACAGGTCAAAGAGTTTGTCGCCGGCCGCGCGGGCGTTGTGCAAGTGAGCGTGGCGGAAGAGCCGGAGCTGCTGGGCAGCGCGGGGACGCTGGCGGACAATCGCGGCTTGGTTGCCGGCGAAGGTGCTTTCTTCGTGTTCTACGGAGATGTGTTGACCAACGCCAGCTTGAGTGCGCTGTGGGAGTTTCACCGGGAGAAGAGATTGCCGGTGACATTGGGAATCACCCAGGTGGCAGATCCCTCGCGTTGCGGGATCGTTTCTGCGGATGAGAGCGGGATTGTGCGTGGCTTCGTGGAGAAACCGTCTCATCCGGAGAGCAACTGGGCGTTCGGCGGCGTGATGGTCGCCAGCCAGGAGATTTTTGACGCGATTCCAGGGCGGCGTCCTGCGGATATTGGGTTTGATGTGTTGCCAAGGCTTGTAGGGCGAATGGCGGCATACCGGATATCGAGCTACCTGATGGATGTTGGCACGCTAGAGAACTACCGGGCAGCGCAAGAGTCATGGCCGGGATTGTGAGGAAGACGAGAGTGGAGTTGGCGGGAGTGATTTTCGATCTGGACGGGGTAGTGGTGGACAGCCATCCGGTGCACGTGATGGCGTGGAAAACTTTGTTCGCGTCCCTGGGGAAGAAGGTTTCAGACGGTGATTTATCGTTCGTGCTGGACGGGCACAAGCGAGACACGATCCTGCGGCATTTTCTGGGCGAGTTGGGCGCAGATGAGTTGAAAGAGTACGGGGAAAGAAAGGCCACGCTTTATCGCGAAACAGCGACGGAACTCAAAACCATTGCAGGGCTGGGAGGGTTCATGGATGCCGTGGAAGCAGCCGGATTGCCCATGGCGGTGGCCAGCTCAGCGGGGCGAGCTCGCGTTGAGCATACGCTGAATGCACTGGGGATCGCGAAGCGCTTTCGCACGGTGGTGACCGGCGATGACGTTGCCGCAAGCAAGCCTGATCCGGCGGTGTTTCAATTGGCGGCCCGCGAGCTGGGCGTGAAGGCGGAGTCCGTCCTGGTGTGCGAGGATGCGGTGGCGGGAGTGGAAGGCGCAAAAAGGGCGGCGATGAAATGCCTGGCGATTGCCGCCAATGGCCGGGGGCCGCTGCTGAAGCAGGCTGGAGCAGATTGCGTGGTTACGGATTTTACACAAGTGAGTCTGGATGAGTTGAGAGGGCTGTTTGGGAATCAGTAAGGCGTGCCGCCCCTATGGGGCTTCGTTGTATTTGTGCTGGTCACCCAGGCCTTCCGGCCTGGGCTAACTCATCTGGCGCCTCCGGCGCTTGAAGATGGTGGTTGGAAGGCAGCCTTCTCGGAAATGAAAATGCATAGGTCCTTCGACTCCGCGCCGGTCAGCGTCGTAAAAAGAAAAATCTCTGTGGCGCTGCGCTCAGGATGACATGGGTGATTGATGGGCCGCGAGTACCGAACACCTACGCAACGCGTCTAATGATGATTTGATAGTTCTAAAACATTTTGCACGCTGGCAGGCCGGAAGGAGCTAACTTCTCAGCCTGCCAGAATGCCTGAGCAAGACGGCAAACGGCCTTTCGATCAACCGATGGCCGCCCTTCTCAGTTCGCGGGACGCGAAGTCATCAATCACTTTGGCGGCGGGGCGGGCGCCGCGGCGAATCACCTGTTGGGAAAATCGCTCCATTTCTTCAAGTTGCGGGCTGAATTGCAGTAGCAGCAGGTCCACGCCGGCTTCTTCAAATTCAGCAATTCGCTCAGACACCTGCTCCGGAGTGCCGACCAGCCCGGACCTGAGCCCGCGATTTGATACGGAATAGTCTTCGAGCGAAACGCGCTGCTCCAGTTGGGTGTTGGCCAGCCATTGCTGGTAGTTGCCGTAGCCGGCGGCGTTCTGCTTCACGTCAGTAATGCGGCGCAGCTCCTGCTGGGCTTCTTCTTCGCTGTCGCGGACGATGGCGTAGGCGGCCACGCCGAACTGCATGCGTGGCAGGCCATGTTTTTCGCGGCGGGCGGAGAGATCGCGGATTTTTTCGCGAATTTTCTCCGGCGGGTCGCCGTGCATGACGTATGCGTCGCACTTCTGGGCAATCAGGTTCTTGGCGGCTTCCGATTCGCCGCCGGCGTAGATCACGGGACGCGGTCGCGAGACCGGCTTGGGCTGCAGGACGAGATCGTCCACGCGGTAGTACTTGCCGTGGTAGCTGAAGTGGTCCTGCTTCCACGATTGATCAACCACGTCAAGCCACTCGGAAGTGCGGGCATAGCGGTCATCGTGCTGGTCAAATTGCACGCCGTATTTGCGGGCTTCTTCCGCCCACCAGGAAGAAACAACGTTGAGGGAGAGGCGGCCGTTGCTGATGTGATCAATGTTGGCGGCCTGCTTGGCCAGCAACGCAGGGTTGTGGAAGGTGGGCCGGACGGCGACCATCAGCTCAAGGCGATGGGTGACGGCGGCCAGAGCGGCAGCGGTGGACCAGGCGTCAAGCGAGGGCTCTTCCGGGCCTTTGATGTCATTGAGATTGAGTTCGGCGATGAGTGTGAGATCAAAACCGATTTCTTCACTGCGGCGGGCGAGGCGGCTGATGTACGGCCAAGTGGCCTGCATGTTTTCATCTTCAACGTTGCGCAGCCAGCCGCCGAAAACAGGGAGCCAATATCCGTAGCGCATTATGCAGCCTCCCTTGCTTCGAATTCGAGGAAGTCCACGAGGCGGACAAAGGGGTCAAAGCCCACGACGCGGGGGCCGTCGGCGACGAAGTTGGAGAGGGCGTTGACGTCGTAGAAGTAGAGCTGGCCGTCGCGGTCGTCAATGATGTACTCGACGCCGCCGACTTCGATGTTGGATTCGCGCATGATGCGCTCCACGCCACGGATGGCTGCGTCCGGCGGAGTGTAGCCTTCCACTTTCAGGCCGCTCTTGGGGGCGTCCACGGGGCAAGCGGCGCGGTTCAGTTCCTGGCCGCCGGTGGTGCGGCAGATGTCCGCCGGGCAGAGGTCAAAGGTCTCGCCGGTGAGATGGACTTTGATGCCGTAGAGAAACTTGCAATCAACAACTTCAACGCGGACGATGTGCCCGCCGCGCGCCGGGATAAATTCCTGGACAAGGGCCGTGGTGTCGAGGCCGAGGTCGAGGGCCGCTGGGCTGGCAGGATCGGCGTGGACGGATTCTTCCAGGTGCTCACGCGTTTGGAACTTCTTGACGCCAGCGCCGCTGCCGCCGATGTTGGGCTTGACGACGATGGGGAAGCGCAGACCGTCGGCGGCTTCCAGAGCGTCGGCCGGGGAGTTGATGACGCGCGTCTTGGGATAAGGAAGCCCGAGCGATTCCAGCAACGAGAGCTGAAGGGCCTTGGAGGTCTCGTAACGAAAAGCCTTCTGGCCGTTCACCACGCGCTTGCCGCGCTGCTCCAGATGCGCGAGATAGTACAGCGTGTAGAAGATGCCCTGGCCGTGGCCGCGGCGATAAGCAGAGGGGCTCATGCGGTTGAAGATCAGCGAGTAGTTGCCTTCGCCGTTGAGCTGCGCAGGGTCAAAGTGATGCTGAGCGGCGTTGACGCGGATGAAGGGCGTCCCGCGGCGTTCCAGTTCAGCAAACAGCGGCTTGAACCAGTGCGGATGTTCGTAGTAAATCGCGATAGGTTGTTTGGACATGCTTTCCTCATTGGTTGAGGACCGCATCTGGCATGAGCAGCCGGAAAAGAAGAAGGCCGCTCAGCTTGAGCGGCCCCTGACTTTCGAAATCTCGTGAAACTTAGAAAAGATTACGCGTCACCGGTCGCTCGCCCCATACAACAACACATGCACATGGCCATAGCCATGTTGGAGGCGGACGCCGGGTTGGCGCAGTAAGACTGCATATTGAATCAGTAGATTTAAACAGATGCGGGGGCGGGAGTCAATGAAGTAGGTTGTGTCTCCTTGCGGATACACTGCAAAGTAGAAACTTGGCGGGCCATAGCTCCGCTCGCAGGGAAAGGCCGATGTACCCTTTTGCGATTGACGTTAAGTCCTTCCTGATGTATAATAACTCTTTTATTTACAGCACCTTATAGGGATTTAGGTATCCCCGGGGATGGGTAGTCCGTCGCCGGGGAGGGACCAGGGGATGACTCCGGGGATGTTTGGAGCTAAGTCCTTATTTTTCGGGGATGAACGGGGAGGGGGTGGCCGCGGAGCGGCCACATCGCCGGGATCGCCGACATCGCAACGCGATCGCCGGAATCGGAAAACAGGACAGGGGTTTGATGCGAGAGATGACGAGAACTGCCAAGACTGCCAGGATTGGGAGCCTGTTCCTCATCCTGTTCACGGGCTGGGCTGCCAAGGCTGTTGGTGCTCCGGACGGGATTCCCCGAGAATTGGCGCGGCAGCGGGCGCAGCAGGTTTCTGATGTTCGCTACCGGCTGAGCTACACGCTTGTCCCGAAGGCGGCGTCGGTCAGCGGACATGAGGAGCTGCGGTTCGTCCAGAATGCGGACGCACGCGGTATCCTGCCGGAGTTGCTCGACTTCCGCGAAGGGGCCATCAGCAGCCTGACCGTGAACGGGCAAGCGGCGCCGGCGGCGATGGAGAATGGACACGTCGAGCTGCCGGCCAAGCTGCTTAAGCTGGGCGAAAACGTGGTGGAGATTGATTTCACCGCACCGGTAGCGCCGGCAGGGAAGGCCTTCACGCGTTTCGAAGACAAGGACGACGGCAGCGAATACATCTACACGCTGTTTGTGCCCATGGATGCCGAGATGGCGTTTCCGTGCTTTGACCAGCCGGACATGAAGGCCAAGTTCACGCTGACGGTGACCGCGCCCGAAGAGTGGATTGTGATTTCCAATGGAGCGGTGCAAAGAACTAATGCCGGAGTTGGTGAGCGATTGCGTCGGACAGAATTTGCCGAAACCAAGCCCATCAGCACATATCTGTTTGCGTTTGCCGCAGGACCGTTCCAGAAAGTCCACGAAGTTCCGGGAATGCCGGGGCTGTACGTCCGCAAGTCGAAGCTGGACAAAGCGGAGGCGGAAGCCCACGCGGTCCAGCAGATTACCTCAGACGGCATGAGGTATCTTTCGGAATATTTCCAGCAGCCGTTTCCGTTTCCCAAATATGACATGGTGTTGCTGCCCGGCTTCGCCTACGGCGGTATGGAACATGCCGGGGCAACGTTTCTGCGGGAAGAATCCATCCTGTTTCGCACCTCGCCAACGCACAGCGACCGCTTGAACCGCGACATCCTGCTGCTGCACGAACTGACGCACCAGTGGTTCGGCGACCTGGTGACCATGCGCTGGTTTGACGATCTTTGGCTGAAAGAAGGTTTTGCGCAGTATATGGCGTACCAGACGCTGGCGTCGCTGAAGCCGACCGACAACATCTGGAAGCGGTTCTATCAGGCGATCAAGCCGGCGGCGTATGGGATTGATTCCACGCCGGGGACCACGCCGATTTACCAGGAGATCGCTAACCTGAAGGACGCCAAGTCGGCCTACGGCGCGATTGTCTATTCCAAAGCGCCGGGCGTGCTCAAGCAACTGGCGTTTGTGCTGGGGGAAAACAAGTTTCGCGATGGTTTGCGGCTCTATCTGAAAGAGCACGCCTACGCCAACGCTGAGTGGAGCGACCTGGTAGGAGCGTTGGAAAAAGTTTCCGGCAAGAAGCTGGGAGACTGGGCGAACGCGTACATCCGCCGGCGCGGCATGCCGCAGGTGGATGTGGAATGGAAGTGCGATCCGAAGAAAGGCGTGACCCGCGTGTTTCTCACGCAGCATGACGCGTTGAATGAAGGCGGAACATGGCCCATAGCAACGCAGGTGCTGCTTAACTATGGCGCCGCGGAGTCGGTCGTCCGTGCTGACTGGCAACGCGGGAAGACAGAGTTCGAGCAGGCCGGCGCAGTTTGTCCGCAGTGGATCTTCGCCAACGACCGAGACCACGCTTACGGCCGCTTTCTGCTGGACGCGAAAAGCCGCAAAGCAGTGACGGAGCAGATGAGCGGGATTACTGATGTGTTTGAGCGTACGCTGCTGTGGGGATCGTTGTGGGACTCAGTGCGCGAGGCGGAGATGGATCCACAGGAATACGTTGAGCTGGCGCTGAGGTCGCTTCCCGCGGAAAAAGACGAAGCACTAGCGCAGAGCATGATCGGCCGGACAATCTTTGCGCTGCACAAGTATCTCAGCGATGATGCGCGCGCGCTGATTGTACCGAAGGCAGAAGCCCTGGCGTACGACCAGATGCTGCATGCGCCGCAGAAAGACATGAGGATTGTCTGGTTCCGCGCGCTGCGTGCCGTCGCTGAGACGCCGCAGGGGCGGGATTGGATCAAGCAGATCCTCGCGGGGAAGCTGGAGGTGCCGGGAGTGGAAGTGCGTCCGCTGGACCGCTGGCAGATGGTGACCGGGCTGGTGGCGCTGAATGATCCTGAGTCGGAAGCGTTGCTGGTGGCGGAAGAGAAGCGCGACCCGTCGGGTGAAGGAAGAAAGTATGCATTCGTCGCGGCGGCGGCGCGTCCGGATGGAAAGTCGAAAAAGGAGTTCTTCGATGGCTACCTGCATGACGCAGCGCGCCCGGAAGACTGGGTGGAGCAGAGCCTGGGGGCGTTCAACTGGTGGAACCAATCGTCACTGACTTTGCCATTTCTCAAGCCCGCGCTGGAGGCCTTGCCGCAGGTGAAGAAGGAGCGAAAGATCTTCTTCGTTCTGGCGTGGCTGAACGCGTTCATTGGCGGGCAGCAATCAGCCGAAGCACAGACGCAAGTCCAGGAATTCCTGCAGTCGGCCAGCCTGGATAAAGACTTGAAGCTCAAGGTCTTGGAAGTATTTGACGATTTAAACCGTACGGTGCGAATTCGCGCCAAATACCAAAAGAAGGCGGGTTGAATGTTAAGGAAAGGCGCTGTTTCGCCCTTATTTTTGCTGCACAGGGCGGAATTAAGCGAGGTATAATCTGGTTCGATGCCGAAGTACTCGATCATAGTACCTTTTCACAATGAGCAGGAGAGCGTGACCGCTCTCTACGACCGCTTAAAGGCCGTGATGGAAGCCACGGGCGAGACCTTTGAACTGGTCTTTGTGGACGACGGCAGTGTGGACCGCACCTACAAACTGCTGCGCGAGATTGTGACCATTGACAGCCGCGTGGTGGTGGTGAAATTGCGCCGCAACTTCGGACAGACCTCGGCCCTGGCGGCGGGGTTCGCGCACGCGCAAGGCGAGTATCTGATCGCCATGGACGGCGACCTGCAGCACGATCCGGACGACATTCCAAAATTCCTGGAAATGCTGGAGCAGGGCTACGACCTGGTAAGCGGCTGGCGCAAAGAGCGTGTGGACAATTTTGTGATGCGGCGGATCCCGTCGCGCATTGCCAACTGGGCCATGGCCAAGCTGAGCGGCGTGGACATCCACGACTTTGGCACCACGTACAAGGCGTATCGCCGGGAAATTATTCAACAGTTGCCGCTGTATGGCGAGTTGCACCGTTTCATTCCCGCGCTGGCGTCATGGTACGGCGCTTCCATCTGCGAAATTCCCATCAAGAACATCAACCGGCCCAAAGGCGCGTCGCACTACGGGATTTCGCGCACGGTCCGCGTGTTCTTTGATCTGATCACCATCCGCTTCCTGCTGAAATATATGTACCGTCCTCTGCACCTGTTTGGCAGCGTGGGCATGCTGTCTCTGCTCAGCGGCATGGGCATTGCGCTGTGGCTGATGCTGACCAAACTTGTCTGGCACCAGAGCGTAATGGGCGAGCACGGACCGCTGTTGATCTCAGCCGCGGTGCTGATCGTTTTCGGCGGGCAGATGCTGGCGCTGGGTCTTTTGGGCGATCTTCAGGTGCGCAACTTCCAGGAGCCGAGCCGCCGCGTACCGTACACGGTGGCGCACGTTTTGCGGTCGCAAAGCCAGGAACAGGCCGTTAACGAATAACATCTAAACAACAGTCTGGAAATCATACGAGCAAAAAATGAGCACAGGACTTTCCACGCAAACTGAGCTGCGACTGGCCAAACGCATGTCGCGGTTGGGATCAGAAACCGCCTTTGAAGTTCTCGCCAAGGCGCGTGCCCTGGAGGCCCAGGGCAGAGAGATTATTCACCTGGAAATCGGCGAGCCGGATTTCGATACGCCGGCGAACGTGGTGGAAGCCGGGATCAACGCCATCCGCGAAGGCTACACGCACTACTCGCCTTCGGCCGGCATGCCGGAGCTGCGGCAGACTGTCGCCGACGAAGTTACCCGCACGCACGGGGTGAAGGTCACGGCGGACGAAGTGGTCATCGTCCCGGGCGGCAAGCCGACGATCTATTTCACGTTCACGGCACTGGTCGAAGAAGGCGATGAAGTCATCTATCCCAATCCGGGATTTCCGATTTACGAGTCGCTGATCAACTTTACCGGCGCGAAGGCGGTCCCGCTGCAGATGCGCGAAGAGAAGGACTTCCGCCTGGACCCGAACGAGCTGGCCGACCTGATCACCGACCGCACCAAGCTGATTGTGCTGAATTCGCCGCACAACCCCACAGGCTCTGTGCTCACCGAGCAGGACGTGAAAGACATTGCCGCGGCCATTGGCGACCGCGACATCATGGTCCTCTCCGACGAAATTTACAGCCGCCTCATCTTTGAAGGCCAGCACCACTCGCTCATGTCGCTGCCGGGATGGCGCGACCGGGTGATCATGCTGGACGGCTGGTCGAAAACCTACGCGATGACCGGCTGGCGCCTGGGTTACGGCGTGATGCGCAAAGACCTGGCCGCACACTTTGGCCGCTTGATGACCAACGTGAACTCGTGCAGCGCAGGCTTTACACAAATAGCGGGCATGGAAGCGCTCAAGGGCGACCAGGCGTCGGTGAGGCATATGTGCGCACAGTTCAAGGCGCGGCGGGACAAGTTCATCGCCGGACTGAACCAGATTCCCGGGTTCAGTTGCAAGCTGCCGCACGGCGCGTTCTACGCGTTCCCCAACGTCAAGAAGACGGGATGGGATTCGCGAAAGCTGGCGGACGCGATGCTCAACGAGGCAGGCGTGGCATGCCTTTCCGGCACGGCGTTCGGCGTGTTTGGCGAAGGCTA is drawn from Terriglobia bacterium and contains these coding sequences:
- a CDS encoding class I SAM-dependent methyltransferase, producing MDPLQQLKRNWEGFAQTDPLWAICTDPLKKGNRWTPEELFATGREEIDRVLDCMQSLGLEPDWKSPALDFGCGVGRLTRALAGRFEECWGVDISPSMIQLAEEYNRDLPHCHFLVNDAERMEAFQENHFGFIYTSIVLQHIPEKYAKSYVGEMVRLLKPGGVLVFQIPDRFRAGVFTRIRQKLALRSRLKRLAGRQESFAMEMHCIAENAVRQLVEHNNAKVLDVRLTNSCDPSFSGHLRYLEEEPARGFVSKQYCVVKNAAGDERP
- a CDS encoding glycosyltransferase family 4 protein, whose translation is MSGTMRVGFDARWYNDSGVGTYVAELLRALAPLQTDVHLVVYDDAGNPVPGLERLPLERIPVDAGKYSLGGMRAMARRCRDDRLDVFHSPFYPSPLNAPCPVVVTIHDLIPFLFPIYAWPKREMVKAGYRRAGRVASQVIAGSSHTARDVERILKVKPDKITTIAYAVSAAEFRPERNASELKLLWDKYALKQPYTVAASARNWSTKNLESALRALQAAGEIAGVKFQTAVYGVCDGLDAAGGEKRWPQLNLARVGYVSATELAMLYRHAELFIMPSLYEGFGLPVVEAMACGCPVITSNGGALAEVAGQGAQVFQAMDVEGMAAAAAALMTSPAVRDRWRLAALRRAAEFSWNRAAMETIAVYHRACRGGISGKRA
- a CDS encoding sugar transferase is translated as MPVAATERLKTNPQARERPSAASARLLKRAVDVAGAAIAMVVCAPVIGMLALLVKLQDGGPAIHRRRVVGLAGEFDAFKLRSMRVDADAILQRDAKLREEFESNFKLKDDPRVTRVGAFLRRSSLDELPQLWNVLTGQMSLVGPRMITRAELDKFGEAAWIFTRMKPGLTGYWQVSGAANATYEQRVAMEVHYVENWSLLVDLKILAMTPARVIRGPRAG
- the galE gene encoding UDP-glucose 4-epimerase GalE, giving the protein MANILVTGGTGYVGSVCCAELLRQGHRVTVVDDLSTGFRDAVARGAEFHQLDVGDRRELRQVVRRNDFDVVFHFAAKALIPESVSNPGVFFEKNVAAGIAMLEVLREAGIRNIVFSSSAAVYGAPEKVPIEEESPLRPMNSYGLTKLMMEQILEWYARAYGWSAIAFRYFSAAGATAELGERHEPETHVIPLLLEAAAGERASFSIYGDDYDTPDGTCLRDYVHVVDIARAHICALQKMGQPGMRTYNIGTGVSYSVRELCVAAEEATGRQIPVRVAARREGDPPALCASPRRIMDELGWKPEHSSLREILESAWDWQQKRWKQRQVKNVGAASSR
- a CDS encoding nucleotidyltransferase family protein yields the protein MKAFILAAGNGTRLRPLTDKVPKCLLPIQGVPLLEIWLRHCEAAGVREALVNSHAHAQQVKEFVAGRAGVVQVSVAEEPELLGSAGTLADNRGLVAGEGAFFVFYGDVLTNASLSALWEFHREKRLPVTLGITQVADPSRCGIVSADESGIVRGFVEKPSHPESNWAFGGVMVASQEIFDAIPGRRPADIGFDVLPRLVGRMAAYRISSYLMDVGTLENYRAAQESWPGL
- a CDS encoding HAD family phosphatase, translated to MRKTRVELAGVIFDLDGVVVDSHPVHVMAWKTLFASLGKKVSDGDLSFVLDGHKRDTILRHFLGELGADELKEYGERKATLYRETATELKTIAGLGGFMDAVEAAGLPMAVASSAGRARVEHTLNALGIAKRFRTVVTGDDVAASKPDPAVFQLAARELGVKAESVLVCEDAVAGVEGAKRAAMKCLAIAANGRGPLLKQAGADCVVTDFTQVSLDELRGLFGNQ
- a CDS encoding LLM class flavin-dependent oxidoreductase, whose translation is MRYGYWLPVFGGWLRNVEDENMQATWPYISRLARRSEEIGFDLTLIAELNLNDIKGPEEPSLDAWSTAAALAAVTHRLELMVAVRPTFHNPALLAKQAANIDHISNGRLSLNVVSSWWAEEARKYGVQFDQHDDRYARTSEWLDVVDQSWKQDHFSYHGKYYRVDDLVLQPKPVSRPRPVIYAGGESEAAKNLIAQKCDAYVMHGDPPEKIREKIRDLSARREKHGLPRMQFGVAAYAIVRDSEEEAQQELRRITDVKQNAAGYGNYQQWLANTQLEQRVSLEDYSVSNRGLRSGLVGTPEQVSERIAEFEEAGVDLLLLQFSPQLEEMERFSQQVIRRGARPAAKVIDDFASRELRRAAIG